From Vicinamibacteria bacterium:
TGGACCTCATGGCCGCGGCTTCCTCCCCCGACCGCTTCGTCGCCGCCGCCCTCGACGTCCTTCCCGCCGACCAGTTCCGCGATCGCCTGGCCCAGGCCACGGAGATCCGGCGCCTCGCCGCCGCGGGGCGGCAGCGGAGCGCGGACGCGGTGCAGGCGCTCTTCGCCCTCTGGTCCTCTCTCGATCAAGCGGCGGGGCGGCCGGTGGCGCTCCTTCTTGACGAAGCCACCGAGATCCGCTCCCTGGCCTACTTCCCCGGCCTCCGACAGGCGCACAAGACCCTCGGCGCCGCTCTGGGGGCGCGGCGACGCGGGACCGTGCTCGCCACCTCCTTCCACACCCTGGCCCGGGAGCTCTGGCCGGGTCTGGACGCCCTCGCCGTCCCTCCCCTGTCCGCGGCAGACCTCGCGCCCGTGCTGCGCGCGGCGGGCATCGCGGCCGCGGCGGAGGCCCTCGCCCTCGCCTCTTTCGGCTGGCCGCGGCATGTTCACGTCCTGGTGGCACGCCTGGCCGAGGGGGCCGACCTTGTCGCGGCCTGGGCGGAAGAGATGGCCGGGGGGGGCCGGCTGGAGCTGGCCTGCCGACACACGTACGAGTCGCTCCTCCTGCGCAGCCGCGGCTACGGGATCTGCAAGGCGGTACTGGCCGCGGTCGCCCGTGAGGAGGGTCTGAACCTCACCGCCCTCGTCGCACGCCTCGGCCGCACCCCCGGCGCCACCCGCGACTATCTGCAGTGGCTGGTGGGAGTCGACGCTCTAAGGGTGGTGAAGAAGCGCTACTACTACGTGGACGGGCTCGTCCGCCAATGGGTCCGGCTGCACGGGCGCGGCGCACCCCCCACCGCGGCCGAGCTACTGGCCGCCGCCCGGGAACTAATCCGGCCCGACGGCCGCGCCCCGCAGGCCCCCGACACCCCGCCCCCGGCAGCGCCCGCCCTCCCCCGCCGCGACACCCTCATGGAGATCGACTAGCCGAGGTGCGGCTCTAGGAGCTTGACGAGGGCCTCCTTGGACATCTTGCCCACGCGCTGCTCCAGCACCTGGCCCCCCTTGAGCACGATCAGGGTGGGCATGGCCGTGATGTTGTACTTGAAGGGAACGTCGTTGTTCTCCTCGACGTTGAGCTTGCCCACCCTCAGCCGACCCTTGTAGAGCTGGGCTACCGCCTCGATGTCAGGCACCATGGCCAAGCATGGCTTGCACCATTCCGCCCAGAAATCCACAAGGACAGGCTGGACCGAGGCCAGAACCTCACCCCAGTTCTGGTCCGTGAAGGTTTCGATCTGCTCGGACATCCGCCCGACCTCCCGTGTTGACGACCCCGAAGCGTTCGGAGTCAGTGTCCCGACGTGCCGTTCCGTCTTCCCCGCGGCGGACCGCGGCAACCCGGTGGGGCCGCCGTGCTCTGACGTCCGGGCCCTCCCGGACCCCGCCGGCTGAGCGGGCCCGTCAACAACCCATGGTATTACGAACGGACGCCGAGCTGGGTCCACGACCCCTTGGGGCGACCTCGGCACGGCCGCCGCCCGCGCTCAAGGGTCACGCTGTCCAGGGCAAGACGTCCGGAACTCAGGCCTTGGCCCGCGCTCGCCCGTAAAGCTCCACGTAGGCTCGCGCCGACCGCTCCCATGAGAAGTCGCGGGACATGCCATTGCGCATGAGCTTCTGCCAGGCCTTCTCGTCCCGGTGGGCGGCCAGGGCTCGATCGAGGGCCCAGATCAAGCCCGTCCCATCGGCCTGGTCGAAGCGGAAGCCGGTGCCCTGGCCGGTGGCGTCATCGTAGGGCTCCACCGTGTCCACCAGGCCCCCCGTGGAGCGCACCACCGGCACGGTGCCGTACCGCAGGCTGTACATTTGCGTGAGGCCGCAGGGCTCGAAGCGGGACGGCATCAGAAAGATGTCGGCCCCGGCCTCGATCTTGTGGGCCAAGGCTTCGTCGTAGGAGAGGCGCACCGCAAAGCGGGCGGGGTCGCGACGCTCGAGGGCTTTCAGGCCATCCTGGATGGCGGGCTCCCCCGTGCCCAGGACCACCATCCGCAAGGGTCGGTTCAGCAGGTCGTACCAGGCGTCGGCCACGATGTCGAGGCCCTTCTGCCAGACCAGGCGCGAGATGATGCCGATCACGGGAAGGTCCGGAAACTCGGGGAGGCCGAGGGTGCGCAAGAGGTCGGCCTTGCACGCGGTCTTGCCGGAAAGATCGGCCGGGGCGTAGCGCTTGGCGATCAGCGGGTCGATCGCGGGGTCCCACTCTTCGTAGTCCACTCCGTTCAGGATCCCCGCCAAGTCCCCGGCTCGCGAGCGCAGGATGCCGTCGAAGCCGTGGCCATATTCGGGGGTCTGGATCTCCCGTGCGTGTTGGGGGGAGACCGTGTTGACGACCTCCGAGAAAACGATGCCCCCCTTCAGGTAGCTCACGGTGCCGTGGAACTCTAGGGCCTCGCTACTGCCCAGGTTCCAGGGCAGGCCGAGCAAGCCCACGGTGTCGGTGCCGAATCGCCCCTGGTAGGCGACGTTGTGCACGGTGAGGACGCTGGGGGACCGGTAGAGGGTCGGGTCGTCCCAGTAGAAGGCCTTCAGGTAGACGGGGA
This genomic window contains:
- a CDS encoding ATP-binding protein; translated protein: MARFEVPRPGLVESLRARAIDRGPLLLTGPPGAGKTTLLQELAGVLARDGWRPVYLDLMAAASSPDRFVAAALDVLPADQFRDRLAQATEIRRLAAAGRQRSADAVQALFALWSSLDQAAGRPVALLLDEATEIRSLAYFPGLRQAHKTLGAALGARRRGTVLATSFHTLARELWPGLDALAVPPLSAADLAPVLRAAGIAAAAEALALASFGWPRHVHVLVARLAEGADLVAAWAEEMAGGGRLELACRHTYESLLLRSRGYGICKAVLAAVAREEGLNLTALVARLGRTPGATRDYLQWLVGVDALRVVKKRYYYVDGLVRQWVRLHGRGAPPTAAELLAAARELIRPDGRAPQAPDTPPPAAPALPRRDTLMEID
- the trxA gene encoding thioredoxin, which produces MSEQIETFTDQNWGEVLASVQPVLVDFWAEWCKPCLAMVPDIEAVAQLYKGRLRVGKLNVEENNDVPFKYNITAMPTLIVLKGGQVLEQRVGKMSKEALVKLLEPHLG
- the glgA gene encoding glycogen synthase GlgA; amino-acid sequence: MAEKLHIAFVTSEMVPYVKTGGLGDISAALPKALARLGHRVTVVMPRYAAIKFPPGEFAGSVHVPVDSTSRSAGFYRASVGPGVDVVFVEHPPFYDRPETYGDYDDNRLRFAFLSRAALEYFRSRGERPDVFHAHDWQAGLVPVYLKAFYWDDPTLYRSPSVLTVHNVAYQGRFGTDTVGLLGLPWNLGSSEALEFHGTVSYLKGGIVFSEVVNTVSPQHAREIQTPEYGHGFDGILRSRAGDLAGILNGVDYEEWDPAIDPLIAKRYAPADLSGKTACKADLLRTLGLPEFPDLPVIGIISRLVWQKGLDIVADAWYDLLNRPLRMVVLGTGEPAIQDGLKALERRDPARFAVRLSYDEALAHKIEAGADIFLMPSRFEPCGLTQMYSLRYGTVPVVRSTGGLVDTVEPYDDATGQGTGFRFDQADGTGLIWALDRALAAHRDEKAWQKLMRNGMSRDFSWERSARAYVELYGRARAKA